ATGGGAAGCCATCCCAGAAGCCACTTGGGCTGCCATCTCAATCTGGTCATATAGGCGTAGCCTTCTATGGAAAATGCTGTGGGAGCGTGTGCATGCGAAAGACTATGTTTACCAGTACAACAATTAAACCACTTCTGCAAAAGTACTTGTGCAACCAATGCAATAACACTTCTGGCAGTACGGAATACTACTACATACAGTAGTAGtattcaggctctgatcaggccctacacccaaacaagggcactgcgttcatccacctctggcctgctcgcctccctacctctgaggaagtacagttcccgctcagcccagtcaaaactgttcgctgctctggcaccccaatggtggaacaaactccctcacgacgccaggacagcggagtcaatcaccaccttccggagacacctgaaaccccacctctttaaggaatacctaggataggataaagtaatccttctaacccccccccccccccccttaaaagagttagatgcactattgtaaagtggttgttccactggatatcataaggtgaatgcaccaatttgtaagtcgctctggataagagcgtccgctaaatgacttaaatgtaatgtaaatgtaaacaagagGCAAATCAGTATTGGCAACTCTAACATTAAAGAATAGGAACAGCCATAAAGTAGAACATGTCTGAAAGTTATCAAAGTAACAGTAAGTAATTAGTGGTAATTACCTATTATTACACTGCATGTAAAACCCCCAATAAACCCCCCATGCAACTTACATTTCGATACGCGCACAACATTCAGACATTCGTGGTACTGTCGACAATAAAAAGTTATCCAAAACATGCGTGTTCTCCCTTCGGACGACAATAAAACTCTGACCTGAGTGGGCGGGTGCAGTTTCTATCTACTCTTTTTACGCTGCGCTACATGCCCCAAGTTTGATTGTTTTACTGTCTGAGATCAGTTGCATTACACTATAACTAGTTCATCTTATTGTTTCAGACATGACCAACTCCCAGGTGAAACAGATGGTTCCCAATGGGTACAGGATGCCTTGCCCTGTTGACCCCTACTGTTCCGAAGACATGTACAAGATCATGTTGGACTGCTGGAAGGAGAATAAATATGACAGGCCCACTTTCAAGGCTCTGAAAATGAGGCTGAGGGACGTTAGCGGTTGAAGGTTTATGTAATCATTCTTGAGTATCGATTAAATAGCAGTAATTACATATTAGTCTTGTTTCTCAGCCCTGTCATCTCTTTTTGAGAGTCTGGAATGTTCCTTAGTCTCGAGTTACACGCAACACTATCTTAAAGTGCTACCATGACCACATTGCTGATTTTACTGACTGCACTGTGAAGGGATAAAAGTTGATGTCATCTCTGCTGTCTTCAGACATGGTGTGTGCTTCCACATTAAACCTTTTCTTATGCCTTTACACCATTGTCCGATTTCATCTTTGATTCTACACTTACATAAGAATAAGAAAATTCCCAACACTAGTAGTACAGTATATTTACTAACTAGCTTAAACTCTGTAGCCTAGAATCTGGCCACACTGAATATCTCTCAATTTCACTATTACTTCACCTCAGTGTAGATTCCAGGTTATGCTTGAAAAAAAATGTCAAAGTAGTAAATAATGGCATCTGGTTATCTTCCCTGGTCCTTTATTGGTAACACTACCCTTTATAAGGGTTTATAAGTAAGGGTCATAGATAGTTAATAACAATGAAAGACGTCCATCATAACCTTATACAACACAGGAAATTTACAGATTAAAAACAGTCTTGACAATAGTTTTTTTGACTGATAAGAGAAAACAAAGTAATGTAGCCTCTTGGGTTCTAATGGGCTACAAGAGTTGAAATAAGCTCATGCATTTATTAAGTTATAttctcaagaatcaatgggtacatatcgtTAATGTACAAGTCCAAAAATAGATTTatctactgctgattgcccctttaacagtACGATTCATATCGGCCTTCATAGGTTTTGTGTGAATAAAATATAGGCCTACTAGCTAGTTTTAATTTATATTAAAATGCGTTTAAGGATAATACGAACTTGGTAAGACCATGTACGCTTTCCGtaccaacaatttttttttttttactaacaaTTCCAACATGGCTGCGATCAGGAGTGGGGTGACTCCGGGTTGTCTAACAAGATGTTTTTTAAGACAAAGTGGAATATCAAGTGCAGGCAACCCTTCATTTACAGAGAGATGGAACCAGGTTTGACTTGTGCTCTTGAATTCGTGTGTTTGTCTGGCATCAAGCAGTAACAGCGATTCTAAACAGCACGCCATGCGCATGCCAGTGACTTTGACAAtgtccagctaacgttagctagcaagtgaatTCAAATTTGTATCAACATCTAGCTACATGCTACACACAGGAATCGGGGAATATGGTTGTTCGCATGTATGCATACAACATTGTTGATAGCTGATCGGGTCACCTGTCTACATACACAATTTGACACGTCCAGACAGTCAATTATGacatgctagctagttagctggtagctaacgttagcttgttaCCGGCTGAAATGGGAACGCTAACGTTAGCTTTCTATGAATGATACAGCCTTGATAACACCTACCAGTGATATGTATACATGTATATGACAAGTAAGCAATAACGTTGTGTATGAGCCTTCATTAGCCCCCAAGTCAATATATTTCTTGAGATTTGTGATATGGTGATCATTCCGTCAGACTattgaaaaaaaaacacaatacaGCTCTCTTAGCTAGAAATATGTAACGTTACGTCTATTGACTCTGTTGCAATTGCTGCTGCATTGTCAAAGTCAACCTATCCTGCAATAAGTCACACAGTGAAGTGGACCACGAAGTAGCAGTGTATCTTCATCTGAAGGTTGTAACATGCGGTTGTTGTTCGTGTACTGTAGCCATTCATGTTATTGTGCCCCCCTTCTAAACAGAGGTTTCTACAGAGATCCCATCTTCACACAGTAATAGAATGCAGGAGTCCTACAACTAGAGCTGTTCTCGGTCGACGTCACAATGGAAGGTTATTATTGGTCAGCGCGGTGTCCGTCAGGCACAACGGCTCACAGGTGAGTCGGTGTCAATGTACAATACAGTGTTGGCGTTCCTGCCTGACTACATTACAGACGTTGCATTACATCAACCAATGGCTGTGTGCAACGTCATTGACCGCAGTTGGGCATCATATCGCTATATCATATGATGTGGAAAGCTGATAGGTTAAAAACGTATTCAAGCATTGTGAGATCTGGCAGGCGTCTGCAGTGTAGTCAGACAGGAACAACCAAGTCAAGTATTTTAGAACATTACACCAGAGGATGCTCTGGTTATTACACCTTGATAAATTGCCTGGAAAGTTGATACATTTGGTCAAAATCTAAGACACTTCCTCTGGGATAATAGTTTGTCCTGTCCCTTTGGAAATCCTTCCACCTGGTGTGTGAAAGAGATGACCACCACTATATAAAATAAAAGCTATGTTATATTTTCAGGTGCCAAGTGAAAGTATTCCTACGGCAACTCCAGTGATGGAAGCATCCATTGACAGCCCTGTCGTCGTTGACCCCGCCTCTACTATCACACAGCCAATCGCCGAGCAGGTGTTAGAGGCTGCACCAACCGCAGTGGATATTCTGCAGGGGGTGGGAGCAGAGCTGAGCCTATCAGAGCTGGGCCTGGGAAGCGCCACTCCTGTTGGCCTGGTCCAGAACCTACTGGAGTTCATGCATGTGGACATTGGGATGCCGTGGTGGGGAGCCATTGTCGTAGGTGAGGCAGCCTCATCATCAGAACTCTCACTGTGGTTTGCCTCAGCCGGTCTAGCTTTTTAAAGTCACCAGACTTCAGTCAGCTATTCACAGAGAGATGTTTGGTCGTAAGAGGCTCTTGCTATCTATTCTGAGTTTTCTTATGTCCATTTCTGTTTCTATCCTACAAattcactaaaacacacacacacaccccaggcaCAGTGCTGGCTCGCATCATGGTGTTCCCGGTCATCGTGAAGGGTCAGAGGGAGGCGGCCAAGCTGAACAACGTTATGCCAGAGATGACTAAACTCACCAACAAGATGAACGAGGCCAAACAGAGTGGAAACAAGTTCGACTGTTagtattctctctttctttctttactGCTCAACTCATTTCCGTTTCATGACTCATCTGGATCATCCCTCTGCATTTATCCACTATGTAACTCCTCGTTCGTGTCACATTGCAACTCAGTTTTAGTGTGCGATGTCTCCCTCAGTTTCAAGGTAATATGTCTGTGTGTCTCCTAGTTGCTAAGGCGTACTCTGACCTGACCATGTTCCAGAAGAAACATGACGTCAACCCTCTCCGTGGCTTCCTTGTCCCTTTGGTGCAGGTAAATTAcagcgctctgtctctctcgcttgctctctctccatctctcgctctctctctccgtctctctctcgccgtctctcgctctctctctccgtctctctctctctctgctatctatAGTATCTCCTCCTCAATGTTTTATGCTTTGTCAATGTTTTTACACCTCTGtcactacccccctctctctatctccctctcctccttttccaGACTCCAGTCTTCATCTCCTTCTTCATCGCTCTCAGAAAGATGTCCTACCTCCCTGTCCCCAGTATGCAGACAGGAGGTTGCTTGTGGTTCTTAGACCTCACAGCAGCAGACCCTTTCTACATCCTCCCCATTGCTGTGACCGGAACCATGTTCGCTATACTGGAGGTACGATAATGGTGTTGCCGCGTCTACTAAGAAAGTATCTTCTAGTAGTCAGCTGATGATTTTAGAGGCCAGATGTATTGATCCTGAAAAATAAGCTGTCTTGATTTTAATTAATAAAATGGACACTCAAattgacaattttttttaaataatgttttattGAATCATGCAAGAATATGAATAATATTGTCACTGATTACATTGTATTTACATTGGAATAACAGTATTGAGCCTAAATAACACCTACCTGTTGTCTGTTTGCCTGTCTTCTCCTCAGCTGGGGGCAGAGTCTGGTGTGGACAACCCTAACCTGAAAGCCATGAAGACAGTGTTCAGAATCATGCCCTTCGTCATCCTCCCTCTCACCATTAACTTCCCCACGGTCAGTCTCTCGcacgctctctctacctcctctccctcgCACTTTATCTGCTCCAGTTAATAAAGTAGCTTAAAAATAGcattttctgctgcttccctcactcggACAGGGTCTGGATCCGACCAGGTCTTTACAGAACGGGTGTAGTTGTCCTTTGGACCGTTCGGAACGGGTCTCTATattaattatatatatacactgctcaaaaaaataaagggaacacttaaacaacacaatgtaactccaagtcaatcacacttctgtgaaatcaaactgtccacttaggaagcaacactgattgacaataaatttcacatgctgttgtgcaaatggaatagacaacaggtggaaattataggcaattagcaagacacccccaataaaggagtggttctgcaggtggtgaccacagaccacttctcagttcctatgcttcctggctgatgttttggtcacttttgaatgctggcggtgctttcactctagtggtagcatgagacggagtctacaacccacacaagtggctcaggtagtgcagctcatccaggatggcacatcaatgcgagctgtggcaagaaggtttgctgtgtctgtcagcgtagtgtccagagcatggaggcgctaccaggagacaggccagtacatcaggagacgtggaggaggccgtaggagggcaacaacccagcagcaggaccgctacctccgcctttgtgcaaggaggagcaggaggagcactgccagagccctgcaaaatgacctccagcaggccacaaatgtgcatgtgtctgctcaaacggtcagaaacagactccatgagggtggtatgagggcccgacgtccacaggtgggggttgtgcttacagcccaacaccgtgcaggacgtttggcatttgccagagaacaccaagattggcaaattcgccactggcgccctgtgctcttcacagttgaaagcaggttcacactgagcacatgtgacagacgtga
This is a stretch of genomic DNA from Salvelinus alpinus chromosome 11, SLU_Salpinus.1, whole genome shotgun sequence. It encodes these proteins:
- the oxa1l gene encoding mitochondrial inner membrane protein OXA1L: MYAFRTNNFFFFTNNSNMAAIRSGVTPGCLTRCFLRQSGISSAGNPSFTERWNQRFLQRSHLHTVIECRSPTTRAVLGRRHNGRLLLVSAVSVRHNGSQVPSESIPTATPVMEASIDSPVVVDPASTITQPIAEQVLEAAPTAVDILQGVGAELSLSELGLGSATPVGLVQNLLEFMHVDIGMPWWGAIVVGTVLARIMVFPVIVKGQREAAKLNNVMPEMTKLTNKMNEAKQSGNKFDFAKAYSDLTMFQKKHDVNPLRGFLVPLVQTPVFISFFIALRKMSYLPVPSMQTGGCLWFLDLTAADPFYILPIAVTGTMFAILELGAESGVDNPNLKAMKTVFRIMPFVILPLTINFPTAVFTYWMTSNCFSLAQVALLKHPLVRQKLRIPERVEHPTSALPQNDGFFETIKKGWKNAQLAQQLEERERRIKNHLDIASKGPLRQTFTHNPLQQSTPSIAATTATKSAKAKQASPATGGKKRPWEETIG